The Streptomyces kanamyceticus genome window below encodes:
- a CDS encoding helix-turn-helix domain-containing protein: MGADVDVSVSADEGGGGRGDGDGTPRVGGAVRRRRRSLDLTLAAVAGRSGLSVPFLSQIENDRARPSMRSLQRIADALDTTAVQLLAASGERRVVDVVRAGDAGGLTPTAGVRPLTRGQHQLHALEFTGESDAGREFLHRNDELMYVADGGVEVEAAGRVHRLGRGDSVLLSGGVRHRWRATEEGTRVLVVAVSDQVEVVEG, from the coding sequence ATGGGGGCGGACGTGGACGTGAGTGTGAGTGCGGACGAGGGGGGCGGCGGCCGCGGCGACGGCGACGGAACGCCGCGCGTGGGCGGCGCCGTACGGCGGCGGCGCAGGAGCCTCGACCTCACGCTCGCCGCGGTGGCCGGGCGCAGCGGCCTCTCCGTGCCGTTCCTCAGCCAGATCGAGAACGACCGGGCCCGCCCGAGCATGCGCTCGCTCCAGCGCATCGCCGACGCCCTGGACACCACGGCCGTCCAGCTCCTCGCGGCCTCCGGCGAGCGTCGCGTGGTCGACGTCGTGCGGGCGGGCGACGCGGGCGGACTCACCCCGACCGCCGGCGTACGGCCACTGACGCGAGGTCAACACCAGCTCCACGCGCTTGAGTTCACCGGTGAGTCGGACGCGGGCCGTGAATTCCTGCACCGCAACGACGAGTTGATGTACGTCGCCGACGGCGGTGTCGAGGTGGAGGCGGCGGGGCGCGTCCACCGCCTGGGGCGCGGTGACAGCGTCCTCCTGTCCGGCGGGGTGCGGCACCGCTGGCGCGCCACGGAGGAGGGGACGCGGGTCCTCGTCGTGGCGGTGTCCGACCAGGTCGAGGTGGTGGAGGGCTGA
- a CDS encoding TetR family transcriptional regulator, translating into MSTKESRRTRKVQESREAMASAAVDLVLAHGLDRVTVETISERADVSRRTFSRYFAGKEDAVVDALRADYARINAALAVRPADEAPLTAYYRALRSWLDDDPAAWHREPRSGDLLRLLHQEPALLPAYLRVRDEAEGESVAIVARRLGLDAERDLRPALAVSLAVGAFGTAVRFWIAPGATTPLPRLIESAFAALADEPAPSTTGK; encoded by the coding sequence ATGAGCACCAAGGAGAGCCGCAGGACCCGCAAGGTCCAGGAGAGCCGGGAGGCCATGGCGAGCGCCGCCGTCGACCTCGTCCTCGCCCACGGCCTCGACCGGGTCACCGTCGAGACGATCAGCGAACGCGCCGACGTCTCCCGCCGCACCTTCTCCCGGTACTTCGCCGGGAAGGAGGACGCCGTAGTCGACGCGCTCCGCGCCGACTACGCCCGGATCAACGCGGCGCTCGCCGTCCGCCCCGCCGACGAGGCCCCCCTCACGGCCTACTACCGCGCGCTGCGGAGCTGGCTGGACGACGATCCCGCCGCCTGGCACCGCGAGCCCCGCTCGGGCGACCTGCTGCGACTGCTCCACCAGGAGCCCGCGCTGCTGCCCGCCTATCTGCGGGTGCGGGACGAGGCCGAGGGCGAGTCCGTGGCGATCGTCGCGCGCCGTCTCGGCCTGGACGCCGAGCGCGATCTGCGCCCGGCGCTCGCCGTCTCGCTCGCGGTCGGGGCCTTCGGCACCGCCGTGCGGTTCTGGATCGCGCCCGGCGCGACCACCCCTCTCCCGCGGCTCATCGAATCGGCGTTCGCGGCGCTCGCCGACGAACCCGCACCCAGCACCACCGGCAAGTGA
- a CDS encoding SDR family NAD(P)-dependent oxidoreductase, translating to MSVSTGTSTDTTTSSAAVSDPGAGFAGKTALVTGAASGIGLEVARRLAAAGASVVVADHNEQGAKDVTAALTEAGGRAAAVHVDVTDPESVRRAVESAVQTFGGLHLAVNNAGIAGASAPTGEYGVEDWQRVIDTNLNGVFYSLRYELPHLLASGGGAVVNMSSILGTNGFAGSPAYSAAKHAVVGLTKTAAVEYADQGVRVNAVGPGFIDTPLLQGAESQRAHLISLHPQGRLGTAEEVAELTLFLLSDRASFINGSYHLVDGGYAAR from the coding sequence ATGTCCGTGTCCACAGGAACCAGCACCGACACCACCACCAGCTCCGCCGCGGTCAGCGACCCCGGGGCCGGGTTCGCGGGGAAGACCGCCCTGGTCACCGGGGCCGCCTCCGGCATCGGCCTCGAAGTGGCCCGCCGCCTCGCCGCGGCCGGCGCGTCCGTGGTCGTCGCGGACCACAACGAACAGGGCGCCAAGGACGTCACCGCGGCCCTCACCGAGGCGGGCGGCCGCGCCGCCGCCGTGCACGTCGACGTCACGGACCCGGAGTCCGTGCGCCGCGCCGTCGAGTCCGCCGTTCAGACGTTCGGCGGCCTGCACCTCGCGGTCAACAACGCCGGGATCGCCGGTGCCTCCGCCCCGACCGGCGAGTACGGCGTCGAGGACTGGCAGCGGGTCATCGACACCAACCTCAACGGCGTCTTCTACTCCCTGCGGTACGAGCTGCCGCACCTCCTCGCCTCCGGCGGCGGCGCGGTGGTCAACATGTCGTCGATCCTCGGCACCAACGGCTTCGCGGGCTCACCCGCCTACTCCGCCGCCAAGCACGCGGTCGTCGGCCTGACCAAGACCGCCGCCGTGGAGTACGCCGACCAGGGCGTCCGCGTGAACGCCGTCGGCCCCGGCTTCATCGACACCCCGCTGCTCCAGGGCGCCGAGTCCCAGCGCGCCCACCTGATCTCGCTCCACCCGCAGGGCCGCCTCGGCACCGCGGAGGAGGTCGCCGAGCTCACCCTGTTCCTGCTCTCCGACCGCGCCTCGTTCATCAACGGCAGCTACCACCTGGTCGACGGCGGCTACGCGGCACGCTGA
- a CDS encoding NAD(P)-dependent alcohol dehydrogenase, with protein sequence MKAVQYRGVGAHPEVVTVPRPEPGPGQVLLKVTAAGVCHSDIAVMSMPAEALAFPLPLTLGHEGAGTVAALGDGVTGFAVGDSVAVYGPWGCGTCLMCAQGKENYCTRAAELGIRPPGLGAPGAIAEYLLVDDARHLVPLGDLDPVTAVPLTDAGLTPYHAIKTSLPKLTPGSTAVVIGTGGLGHVAIQLLRALTSARVIALDVTEEKLALAREVGAHDAVLSDEAAAAKVRELTGGLGAQAVFDFVGAPPTAATAAACAAVEADVAIVGIGGGAASVGFGTTAYDVAVRSPYWGSRAELVEVLDLARAGAIDVHVETYALDEAPKAYEDLHAGRVNGRAVILPNG encoded by the coding sequence ATGAAGGCCGTCCAGTACCGCGGCGTCGGCGCCCACCCCGAGGTGGTCACCGTGCCGCGCCCCGAGCCCGGGCCCGGCCAGGTGCTGCTCAAGGTCACCGCCGCCGGTGTGTGCCACTCGGACATCGCCGTGATGAGCATGCCCGCCGAGGCGCTCGCCTTCCCGCTGCCGCTCACCCTCGGCCACGAGGGCGCGGGCACCGTCGCCGCGCTCGGCGACGGCGTCACCGGGTTCGCGGTCGGCGACTCCGTGGCCGTGTACGGGCCGTGGGGCTGCGGCACCTGTCTGATGTGCGCGCAGGGCAAGGAGAACTACTGCACCCGCGCCGCCGAGCTCGGCATCAGGCCGCCGGGACTCGGCGCGCCCGGCGCCATCGCCGAGTACCTGCTCGTGGACGACGCGCGCCACCTGGTCCCGCTCGGTGACCTGGACCCGGTCACCGCGGTGCCGCTCACCGACGCGGGTCTGACCCCGTACCACGCGATCAAGACCTCGCTGCCCAAGCTGACGCCCGGCAGCACCGCCGTGGTCATCGGCACGGGCGGCCTCGGGCACGTCGCCATCCAGCTCCTGCGGGCGCTCACCTCGGCGCGGGTGATCGCCCTGGACGTCACCGAGGAGAAGCTGGCCCTGGCCCGCGAGGTCGGCGCCCACGACGCGGTCCTCTCGGACGAGGCCGCGGCGGCGAAGGTCCGCGAACTGACCGGCGGGCTCGGTGCCCAGGCGGTGTTCGACTTCGTCGGCGCGCCGCCCACCGCCGCCACCGCGGCGGCCTGTGCGGCCGTGGAGGCGGACGTGGCCATCGTCGGCATCGGCGGCGGCGCCGCGTCCGTCGGCTTCGGCACGACGGCGTACGACGTCGCGGTCCGCTCCCCGTACTGGGGCAGCCGCGCGGAGCTGGTCGAGGTGCTCGACCTCGCCAGGGCGGGCGCGATCGACGTGCACGTGGAGACGTACGCCCTGGACGAGGCGCCCAAGGCGTACGAGGACCTGCACGCGGGCCGTGTCAACGGTCGCGCCGTCATCCTGCCGAACGGCTGA
- a CDS encoding chitinase yields the protein MRSRFIGLLTAIAAAASLALLTLASPASAEKAPKSAADEFVVSEAQFNEMFPNRNAFYTYNGLTAALSAYPGFAQTGSDTVRKQEAAAFLANVSHETGGLVYVVEQNTSNYPHYCDATQPYGCPAGNDKYYGRGPIQLSWNFNYKAAGDALGIDLLNNPDLVQNDAAVAWKTGLWYWNTQTGPGTMTPHDAMVNSAGFGETIRSINGTLECNGGNPSQVQSRIDSYKRYAQILGVDPGGNLSC from the coding sequence ATGCGCTCCCGCTTCATCGGGCTGCTGACCGCCATCGCGGCGGCCGCCTCCCTCGCCCTGCTCACGCTCGCCTCCCCGGCCTCCGCCGAGAAGGCGCCGAAGAGCGCGGCGGACGAATTCGTCGTCAGCGAAGCCCAGTTCAATGAAATGTTCCCGAACCGGAACGCCTTCTACACGTACAACGGCCTGACCGCCGCACTCAGCGCCTACCCCGGATTCGCCCAGACCGGCAGCGACACCGTGCGCAAGCAGGAGGCGGCGGCCTTCCTCGCCAATGTGAGTCACGAGACCGGCGGCCTCGTGTACGTCGTCGAGCAGAACACCTCGAACTATCCGCACTACTGCGACGCGACCCAGCCCTACGGCTGTCCCGCGGGCAACGACAAGTACTACGGCCGCGGGCCCATTCAGCTCAGCTGGAACTTCAACTACAAGGCGGCGGGGGACGCGTTGGGCATCGATCTGCTCAACAACCCCGATCTCGTCCAGAACGACGCGGCCGTCGCCTGGAAGACCGGACTCTGGTACTGGAACACCCAGACGGGCCCCGGCACCATGACGCCGCACGACGCCATGGTGAACAGCGCGGGATTCGGCGAGACCATTCGCAGCATCAACGGAACCCTCGAATGCAACGGAGGAAATCCCTCCCAGGTGCAGAGCCGCATCGACAGCTACAAGCGGTACGCCCAGATCCTCGGAGTGGACCCGGGCGGCAACCTCAGCTGCTGA
- a CDS encoding lytic polysaccharide monooxygenase auxiliary activity family 9 protein encodes MRSRRKIAAVIGAALAPVIAVSLPASSASAHGYISNPPSRQAQCAAGTVSCGEIKYEPQSVEGPKGLSSCSGGNSRFAELDDDSKGWAVTNVNSTTQFQWTLTARHSTSTWQYYAGGQKIAEFDDGGAQPGATVTHDVNFGGLSGKQKVLAVWNIADTANAFYACIDVNVGG; translated from the coding sequence ATGCGTTCCCGCAGGAAGATCGCCGCTGTCATAGGCGCCGCACTCGCACCGGTCATCGCCGTGAGCCTGCCCGCGAGTTCGGCGAGCGCCCACGGTTACATCTCCAATCCGCCGAGCCGACAGGCCCAATGCGCGGCAGGAACCGTCAGCTGCGGTGAGATCAAGTACGAGCCGCAGAGCGTGGAAGGGCCCAAGGGGCTCAGCAGTTGCAGCGGCGGAAACAGCAGGTTCGCCGAACTCGACGACGACTCGAAGGGCTGGGCCGTCACCAACGTCAACAGCACGACCCAGTTCCAGTGGACGCTGACGGCCCGGCATTCCACCAGCACCTGGCAGTACTACGCGGGCGGCCAGAAGATCGCCGAATTCGACGACGGCGGCGCACAGCCCGGCGCCACGGTCACGCACGACGTGAACTTCGGCGGTCTCAGCGGAAAGCAGAAGGTTCTCGCGGTGTGGAACATCGCGGACACCGCCAATGCCTTCTACGCCTGCATCGACGTGAACGTCGGCGGCTGA
- a CDS encoding cytochrome P450, whose product MTDVFATDPARPLRDIDLADPVLHAERDLSGLWRRLRADEPVHRQPGRGARPGFWVLTRHADVSAAYRDSERFRSDRGNVLDTLLGGGDSAAGLMLPVMDGARHASLRGQLMKAFSPRVLASVVDSIRRASRQVVEEALDKGRFDFARDVAGQLPLRAICDLLDVPATDRQRLLDMTSSALGAHSEAELRDGSWVSKGEILLYFSRLAAARRDDPREDVISLLTQCRVDGVPLSDEEVILNCYSLILGGDETTRLALVGMVAAFLDHPEQWHAYREGRVGTDSAVEEVLRWTTPTLHAGRTAAVDIALHGQTIRAGDVVTLWNASANRDETAFHAPDHFLLARTPNQHLTFAHGAHFCLGAFLARAEIGAVLRDLRELVGSMEAAGPARRIYSNFLTGIGSLPVAWGPA is encoded by the coding sequence ATGACCGACGTCTTCGCGACGGACCCCGCGCGACCGCTCAGGGACATCGATCTCGCCGATCCCGTCCTGCACGCGGAGCGGGACCTGTCCGGCCTGTGGCGGCGGCTGCGCGCCGACGAACCGGTCCACCGGCAGCCCGGGCGCGGCGCGCGCCCCGGATTCTGGGTCCTTACGCGCCACGCGGACGTCTCCGCCGCCTACCGGGACTCCGAGCGCTTCCGCTCCGACCGGGGCAATGTCCTCGACACCCTGCTCGGCGGCGGCGACTCGGCGGCCGGGCTGATGCTGCCGGTCATGGACGGCGCCCGGCACGCCTCGCTGCGCGGTCAGTTGATGAAGGCGTTCTCGCCGCGCGTGCTCGCCTCCGTGGTCGACAGCATCCGCCGGGCCTCGCGCCAGGTCGTGGAAGAGGCCCTGGACAAGGGGCGGTTCGACTTCGCGCGGGACGTCGCGGGGCAGCTGCCGCTCCGCGCGATCTGCGACCTCCTCGACGTGCCCGCCACCGACCGGCAGCGGCTGCTCGACATGACGTCGTCGGCGCTCGGAGCGCACAGCGAGGCCGAACTGCGGGACGGCTCCTGGGTGTCCAAGGGAGAGATCCTGCTGTACTTCTCGCGGCTCGCGGCGGCCCGCCGCGACGACCCGCGCGAGGACGTCATCAGCCTGCTCACCCAGTGCCGGGTCGACGGTGTGCCGCTCAGCGACGAGGAGGTGATCCTCAACTGCTACAGCCTGATCCTGGGCGGCGACGAGACCACCCGCCTCGCGCTCGTCGGAATGGTCGCGGCCTTCCTCGACCATCCCGAGCAGTGGCACGCGTACCGGGAGGGCAGGGTCGGCACGGATTCGGCCGTCGAGGAGGTGCTGCGCTGGACCACGCCGACGCTGCACGCCGGGCGTACGGCGGCCGTGGACATCGCCCTGCACGGGCAGACGATCAGGGCGGGTGACGTCGTCACGCTGTGGAACGCGTCGGCCAACCGGGACGAGACGGCCTTCCACGCGCCGGACCACTTCCTCCTCGCGCGTACGCCGAACCAGCATCTGACCTTCGCGCACGGCGCGCACTTCTGTCTGGGGGCGTTCCTCGCGCGGGCCGAGATCGGCGCGGTCCTGAGGGACCTGCGGGAGCTCGTCGGATCCATGGAAGCGGCGGGTCCCGCGCGGCGCATCTACTCGAACTTCCTGACCGGAATCGGCTCCCTGCCGGTGGCGTGGGGGCCCGCATGA
- a CDS encoding non-ribosomal peptide synthetase yields MSAAPHQGSAPHEGSARPAPLQQGLFFHTAYDPEGQAVYTTQLTLDFEGPLDPGTLRAACRVLLDRHDSLRSGFRTDESGAPVRFVVPEVAVEWGQLDLRPSDPAAVRDAGTSQVMEEERARPFDLARPPLVRFLLVRVDEDRWRFALTNHHIILDGWSTSVLLDELFDVYGQLDEGRDPELFPAPAYGAYLEWLEDTGPDEARAAWADALAGIQGPTLVAPQAVGTVMPERILCTLPSDLGTALRERARECGVTLNTVVQVAWGLVLRHVTGRDDVLFGMTVSGRTADVEDIDTMVGLLINTLPARVRLAAGDTVAEVLERTQDAHLDLFDHHHLGLTEIQRDAGFGTLFDTTTAFENYPVSGGDHALGDAVLVGTGGFDATHYPLSLICTPGEELGVRLDYRPDLFERAAAERIRDWFVRVLETIADNPRRTVASVSVLTPRERHRILLEWNDTARPLPPGSPATLPDLIEARAARQPDSPAVAHAGRELTYGELNRRANRFARLLLEHGAGPEALVALALPRTPDMVVAVLATLKTGAAYVPVDVRYPAGRIAQMLGDASPLVVVVDGGTGTNTGIAPPDGATLVVMDADPVVRHTAAQSPGDVTDAERPRPLLPRHPAYVIHTSGSTGTPKGVVVEHANAVHLVATVEDQFGPDGLARVLASTSLSFDVSILEIITTLATGGAIELVDDLFALLERDSWQGSMLSGVPSAVASVLAGCDTRLSAREVVLGGEPIPRGLLRELRERVPGGTVTNIYGPTETTTYATTWRDDGEPADTEPPIGRPVPNCQAYVLDPWLQPVPVGLPGELYLAGAGVARGYLDRPALTAERFVACPFGDPGRRMYRTGDQVRLRPDGQLDFLGRLDGQVKINGFRVEPGEVESALLRHERIAQAVVVARGERADDRRLVAYVVAAPPGTALGTASGTALEAAELRRFVGDRLPRHMIPATVVQLPRFPLLPNGKLDRAALPAPSYAPSYARSKSRAPADDRERTLCALFAEVLGADHVGPDDGFFELGGHSLLATRLVSRVRSALGAEISVRTLYQAPTPAALAGRIDATDPATGLDVLLPLRRTGGRPPLFCVHAASGLAWPYTRLLPHLPADLPVYGLQSPAVDAPDTGPLTPDGMARDYAGRIRAVQPHGPYHLIGWSVGGNIAYAVAAELAAAGQQVAFLGLLDSYPPDPALLADRDTMLRGILDGIGFAADGSPPERIAALGERTVAGVRATARGALDMLRTVPPQAPGLDITHFRAAADGPVPGAEPKSWQAFAGGRLTTYDIGCGHHRMLDPAPLAEICALLTDSWKGRASS; encoded by the coding sequence ATGAGCGCCGCACCTCACCAAGGCTCCGCACCTCACGAAGGCTCAGCGCGGCCCGCGCCGCTCCAGCAGGGGCTGTTCTTCCACACCGCGTACGACCCGGAGGGCCAGGCCGTCTACACCACTCAGCTGACCCTCGACTTCGAGGGCCCGCTGGATCCGGGGACGCTCAGGGCCGCCTGCCGGGTCCTGCTCGACCGGCACGACAGCCTGCGCTCCGGGTTCCGCACCGACGAGTCCGGGGCTCCCGTGCGCTTCGTCGTGCCCGAAGTCGCCGTGGAGTGGGGCCAGTTGGACCTGAGGCCGTCGGATCCCGCCGCCGTGCGGGACGCCGGGACCTCCCAGGTCATGGAGGAGGAGCGCGCCCGCCCCTTCGACCTCGCGCGGCCCCCGCTGGTCCGTTTCCTGCTGGTGCGAGTCGACGAGGACCGCTGGCGTTTCGCGCTGACGAACCATCACATCATTCTGGACGGCTGGTCGACGTCCGTCCTGCTCGACGAACTCTTCGATGTCTACGGCCAGTTGGACGAAGGGCGCGATCCCGAGCTGTTCCCCGCGCCCGCCTACGGTGCCTATCTGGAATGGCTCGAAGACACCGGCCCCGATGAGGCGCGGGCCGCCTGGGCGGACGCTCTGGCGGGAATCCAGGGGCCCACGCTGGTCGCGCCACAGGCCGTCGGCACCGTCATGCCCGAGCGGATCCTGTGCACGCTGCCCTCCGACCTCGGCACCGCGCTGAGGGAGCGGGCCCGGGAGTGCGGAGTCACCCTCAACACCGTGGTGCAGGTGGCCTGGGGTCTTGTGCTGCGCCACGTGACCGGCAGGGACGACGTGCTCTTCGGCATGACCGTCTCGGGCAGGACCGCGGACGTCGAGGACATCGACACCATGGTGGGCCTGCTCATCAACACCCTTCCGGCCCGTGTCCGGCTCGCCGCGGGGGACACCGTCGCCGAGGTGCTGGAACGGACGCAGGACGCGCATCTCGACTTGTTCGACCACCATCACCTGGGGCTCACCGAGATCCAGCGCGATGCCGGGTTCGGGACCCTGTTCGATACGACGACGGCCTTCGAGAACTATCCGGTGAGCGGCGGCGACCACGCGCTGGGCGACGCGGTCCTGGTCGGCACCGGCGGGTTCGACGCGACGCACTACCCCCTCTCGCTCATCTGCACGCCCGGCGAGGAACTCGGCGTCCGGCTCGACTACCGGCCCGATCTGTTCGAGCGCGCGGCGGCGGAGCGGATCCGCGACTGGTTCGTACGCGTCCTGGAGACGATCGCCGACAACCCGCGGCGCACGGTCGCCTCGGTCTCCGTCCTGACGCCGCGGGAGCGCCACCGGATCCTCCTGGAGTGGAACGACACGGCGCGCCCGCTGCCCCCTGGCTCCCCCGCCACCCTGCCTGACCTGATCGAGGCGCGGGCGGCGCGGCAGCCCGACTCGCCCGCCGTCGCGCACGCCGGGCGTGAGCTGACCTACGGGGAGCTCAACCGGCGGGCCAACCGGTTCGCCCGGCTGCTCCTCGAACACGGCGCCGGTCCCGAGGCGCTGGTGGCGCTGGCCCTGCCCCGGACGCCCGACATGGTCGTCGCCGTCCTGGCCACCCTCAAGACGGGCGCCGCCTATGTGCCCGTCGACGTGCGCTATCCGGCCGGGCGGATCGCACAGATGCTCGGCGACGCGAGCCCGCTCGTCGTGGTCGTCGACGGCGGCACAGGGACGAACACCGGGATCGCGCCCCCGGACGGCGCCACCCTCGTCGTCATGGACGCCGACCCGGTCGTACGGCACACCGCGGCCCAGTCCCCCGGCGATGTCACGGACGCCGAAAGGCCCCGGCCGCTGCTGCCCCGGCACCCCGCGTACGTCATCCACACCTCGGGCTCCACCGGCACGCCCAAGGGCGTGGTCGTCGAGCACGCCAACGCGGTCCATCTCGTCGCCACGGTCGAGGACCAGTTCGGCCCGGACGGCCTCGCGCGGGTCCTGGCGTCGACGTCCCTGAGCTTCGACGTGTCGATCCTGGAGATCATCACGACGCTGGCGACCGGCGGCGCCATCGAACTCGTCGACGACCTGTTCGCTCTCCTGGAACGCGACAGCTGGCAGGGCAGCATGCTCAGCGGCGTGCCGTCCGCGGTGGCGAGCGTCCTGGCGGGCTGCGACACCCGGCTCTCCGCGCGCGAGGTCGTGCTCGGCGGCGAGCCGATCCCGCGCGGCCTGCTGCGCGAGCTACGGGAACGGGTGCCGGGCGGCACGGTCACCAACATCTACGGCCCCACCGAGACGACCACCTACGCCACGACGTGGCGCGACGACGGAGAGCCCGCCGACACCGAGCCCCCCATCGGCCGCCCGGTCCCCAACTGCCAGGCGTACGTGCTCGATCCGTGGCTTCAGCCGGTACCGGTGGGGCTGCCCGGTGAGCTCTACCTCGCGGGGGCGGGCGTCGCGCGCGGCTATCTCGACCGGCCCGCGCTGACCGCGGAACGCTTCGTGGCCTGCCCGTTCGGCGACCCGGGGCGCCGGATGTACCGCACGGGCGACCAGGTGCGCCTGCGTCCCGACGGTCAACTCGACTTCCTGGGCAGGCTCGACGGCCAGGTGAAGATCAACGGCTTCCGCGTCGAGCCCGGCGAGGTGGAGTCCGCACTGCTGCGGCACGAGCGGATCGCGCAGGCCGTCGTCGTCGCGCGCGGCGAACGGGCGGACGACCGCAGGCTCGTCGCCTACGTCGTGGCCGCGCCGCCCGGCACGGCGCTCGGGACCGCGTCCGGCACGGCGCTCGAAGCGGCCGAGCTGCGCCGCTTCGTCGGCGACCGCCTGCCGAGGCACATGATCCCCGCGACGGTGGTCCAGCTGCCCCGCTTCCCCCTGCTGCCCAACGGCAAGCTGGACCGGGCCGCGCTGCCCGCCCCCTCGTACGCTCCCTCGTACGCCCGCTCGAAGAGCCGCGCACCGGCCGATGACCGCGAACGGACCCTGTGCGCGCTCTTCGCCGAGGTGCTCGGCGCGGACCACGTCGGGCCCGACGACGGGTTCTTCGAACTGGGCGGCCACTCGCTGCTCGCCACCCGCCTGGTCAGCAGGGTCCGGTCGGCGCTCGGCGCGGAGATCTCCGTCCGTACGCTCTACCAGGCACCGACGCCCGCCGCCCTCGCGGGCCGGATCGACGCCACGGACCCGGCCACCGGACTCGACGTGCTGCTGCCGCTGCGGCGTACGGGAGGACGGCCGCCGCTGTTCTGCGTGCACGCGGCGAGCGGGCTCGCCTGGCCGTACACGCGGCTGCTCCCCCACCTCCCCGCCGACCTGCCGGTGTACGGCCTCCAGTCGCCCGCCGTCGACGCCCCGGACACCGGCCCGCTCACCCCCGACGGCATGGCGCGCGACTACGCCGGGCGGATCCGCGCCGTACAGCCGCACGGTCCGTACCACCTCATCGGCTGGTCGGTGGGCGGCAACATCGCCTACGCGGTCGCCGCCGAGCTGGCGGCGGCGGGCCAACAGGTCGCGTTCCTAGGACTGTTGGACTCCTATCCACCGGATCCGGCGCTCCTCGCCGACCGGGACACGATGCTGCGCGGGATCCTCGACGGCATCGGTTTCGCCGCCGACGGGAGCCCGCCCGAGCGGATCGCGGCGCTCGGCGAGCGGACCGTGGCGGGGGTGCGGGCGACCGCGCGCGGCGCCCTCGACATGCTGCGGACCGTACCGCCGCAAGCCCCCGGCCTCGACATCACGCACTTCCGGGCGGCCGCCGACGGGCCGGTCCCTGGCGCGGAGCCGAAGTCCTGGCAGGCGTTCGCCGGTGGCCGCCTGACGACGTACGACATCGGGTGCGGCCACCACCGGATGCTGGACCCCGCGCCGCTCGCCGAGATCTGCGCGCTGCTCACCGACTCGTGGAAGGGACGGGCCTCCTCATGA